The genomic DNA CGCGACGTGTCCGTGAAGATGAATCGCCGGTTACCGACCAGGTACGGACCCCAGTCGGCGGGATCGTAAACGGCGTTTTCGTCGTCGTCCGCGGCGTCGTCGTCGGCGTCGTCGTCGGATACATCATCGTCCGTCGCGTCATCGTCATCGACGTCATCATCGTCGTCGTCATCGTCTCCGCCGCAGCCGGCCGTCGCCGGGATGAAGGCGAACGCGGCGAAGGCCATGGTAATAAGAACGATCCAGAATGCGTGCGTTCGCGCGGTCATGAATTTTTCCGGCAGCGAGAGGGGTTCGTGAGGTCTCGACGATTTCTATAGAAAAATGTCAATGAGGCAAGAGCGATGCAAAGCGATCACCCTTTTCGCAACCTCAGAATCCACCTCCGCCCGTTTTTCCCCTCCACCAAAAACCGCGCCGGCCGCCGATCCGGGTCAAGCAGAAATTCGGTCAGGTCGCGGGCGAAGGCTTCGGGCGCGTCGAGATGACTGAAGTGGCCGCAGCCCTTGTATTCCGTCAGCGTGATGCCCTCCGAGCGCTTGACGGCGTCGCGGCCGTGGCGCACCGGGATGACCGGGTCCTTCGTGCCCCAGAACAGCGCGACCGGCGGCATGCGTTCCACCTCCGCCACGCGGTGCGTCGTTTGCATGTATTGCCCGAACAGGTTGATGACGCCGTCCACCGTGCGCTGAAACGCGCGCGCCGATCCGGGGATGCGGCTCATCGCGATGAAGCGATCCTGCTCGTCGCGTTCCATGTTGCCGAAAAACGCGGGCGCAAGACGCACGTACGCCGGAATCGCGACGCGCATGACAACAGGCGTGAACATCGGCCCCAGCAGGGGGAAGGTCGCCAGGCGCATGGCCGGTGCGACGCCGCGCCCGAGCCCGCCCGCGGACACGAGCGCGAGCCGGTCGATGCGCTCGCGATGATCGAGCACCATCCACTGCGCGATGCCGCCGCCGTACGAATGCCCGCAGATATGCGCGGCGGGCACGCCGATCGCGTCCATCCACGCCGCGATGACGTTCGCGTACCACGGCAGCGTGTAGGGCGCGTCGGGCCGCCCGGAATAGCCGTGGCCGGGCAGGTCCGGCATCAGCACGCGAAAGTGCCGCGCGAGAAGCGGGGCGATGCGGCGGAAGGCCCGGTGCGTGTCCTGGATGCCGTGCAGGAGGATGAGCGGATCGCCTTCGCCCATCTCGCCCCAGGCGATGGTCGTGTCCGCGACCGCGGTTTCGTGCGCCTTGCCGATCGTTTCCATGCGTCACCTCGTGCCGCCATGCGGGCGACAACGCACATTAACAGAAACGAGCGGACAGCAGGCGCTCGTCGTCCAGCGTGAATCCCTTGACGAGATATTCGCGCAGCCTTTCCGTCGCCCATTGGCGAAATTGCGTGCCGCGTGGGGAGCGGACGCGATAACCGACGGCGAGGATTACATCGAGATCGTAGTGCTTAAGCGTGCGGCGCACCTGGCGGGCGCCTTCTTGGCGAACTTGTAAGTAATCCTTACAAGTTGCGGCCTCGTCGAGACTCATGCTCGCCGTAGATGCTTTTCAGGTGGAGCGTAATATTTTGGGAGGTGGTCTCGAAAAGCTCCGCCATCGCCGCTTGCGTCAACCACACGGATTCGTTTTCGAGGCGTACCTGAATGCGGCTGCCGCCGTCTTCGGTCCGATAAATGACCAGATCCGATTTGACGTCGGAACTTTCGGCGGGCGGTCGACTCATCGAGACCCTTACCGTTGCAACCGGCGCGCTATCGTGAACGTCCGGGCCAGGTCACGTTGCTTGCCGCGCCCAATCACGTCGCGGTCGAGCGGAAAAAGGGGATGTGGCATAGGGCCGAATCTATCGAAAAACGGCATCGACGCAATAGAAGCCGGGCCTCTCTTTCGCGCCGCGCGCGTGCGTTTTAGACTCGCCCGCGCATGACGACCTATCGCCCCAACCGGCCTCAACGCAGCCATCGCGGCATCTGGCTGAACATCCTCCTGAACATTTCGCTGCTCGGGTTTCTGATCTTCGTCGCGCGGCCGTTTTTGTCGTCGCTCGGGCCGTCGAGCGGCGCGGAAGGGCTTGTGGAGATCAAGGGCAACACCGCGATCGTGCCGGGTACGGATATCCGCGTGCCGGTATCGAAATCCGACGGCGTGACGCGCGTGATTTTCGTCGGTGCGCCGCCGCCGGGGTTTGCGTCGGACGACCCGTTCGCGCACGACATGGCCGGGCGCGCGGCGATGCAGGCGAAGGGGCTGACGCT from bacterium includes the following:
- a CDS encoding alpha/beta hydrolase, which produces METIGKAHETAVADTTIAWGEMGEGDPLILLHGIQDTHRAFRRIAPLLARHFRVLMPDLPGHGYSGRPDAPYTLPWYANVIAAWMDAIGVPAAHICGHSYGGGIAQWMVLDHRERIDRLALVSAGGLGRGVAPAMRLATFPLLGPMFTPVVMRVAIPAYVRLAPAFFGNMERDEQDRFIAMSRIPGSARAFQRTVDGVINLFGQYMQTTHRVAEVERMPPVALFWGTKDPVIPVRHGRDAVKRSEGITLTEYKGCGHFSHLDAPEAFARDLTEFLLDPDRRPARFLVEGKNGRRWILRLRKG